In Syngnathus acus chromosome 5, fSynAcu1.2, whole genome shotgun sequence, a genomic segment contains:
- the strip1 gene encoding striatin-interacting protein 1 homolog, giving the protein MEVGGNGAGLVVNNKQRAMLPNKSRGEFTRNQRKDSEGLSESPDLEFEYADTDKWAAELSELYSYTEGPEFSVNRTCFEEEFQTHVCDKKWTELDAPQHRAHAMRMLDGLEVTAREKRLKVARAILYMVQGTFGECNSEVEVQHWMRYNTFLLLEVGTFSALVELLNMEIDNSAACSSAVRKPAISLADSTDLRVLINIMYLMVETIQQDDPADLAEWGVIRETFRAELGSPLYNNEPIAVMLFGMVTKFCSGHAPHFPMKKVLLLLWKSILFTLGGFEQLQTIKVHKREKLDLPPLPEDSIRVVRSMRAASPPASASDLIEQQQKRARREHKALIKQDNLDAFNEKDPYKADDPREDEDDNDDNDNSLEVETFPLERDEVMPPPIPHPPSERVSFPKGLPWAPKVREKDIENFLESSRSKFIGYTLGCDTDTVVGLPRPIHESIKTLKQHKYVSIAEIQIAKEEEYQKTPLSGGEEEVEMCATELLYRGILPTLPQYMIALLKILLAAAPTSKAKTDSINILADVLPEEMPTTVLQSMKLGVDVNRHKEIIVKAISAILLLLLKHFKLNHIYQFEYMSQHLVFANCIPLILKFFNQNIMSYITAKNGISVLDFPFCVVHKLPELTAESLEAGDNNQFCWRNLFSCINLLRILNKLTKWKHSRTMMLVVFKSAPILKRALKVKQAMMQLYVLKLLKVQTKYLGRQWRKSNMKTMSAIYQKVRHRLNDDWAYGNDLDARPWDFQAEECALRANIERFNSRRYDKNQSNPDFLPVDNCLQSVLGQRVDLPEDFQMNYDLWLEREVFSKPISWEELLQ; this is encoded by the exons atggaggtcGGAGGAAACGGCGCTGGGCTAGTTGTAAACAATAAACAGAGAGCGATGCTGCCAAACAAGAGTAGGGGAGAATTCACTCGTAACCAGAGAAAGGATTCAGAG GGCTTGTCTGAGTCCCCAGACCTCGAGTTTGAATATGCTGATACCGACAAGTGGGCTGCAGAGCtgtcag AGTTGTACAGTTACACTGAAGGGCCAGAGTTCTCCGTCAATAGAACATGTTTTGAGGAGGAATTCCAAACACATG TGTGTGATAAGAAGTGGACAGAGCTTGATGCACCCCAGCACAGGGCCCATGCCATGCGGATGCTTGATGGACTGGAGGTGACTGCTCGTGAGAAAAGGCTGAAGGTTGCAAGAGCAATTCTGTACATGGTGCAAG GAACCTTTGGCGAGTGCAATTCCGAGGTTGAAGTGCAGCATTGGATGAGATACAACACATTCCTGTTGCTGGAAGTTGGAACTTTTTCCGCTCTGGTGGAACTGCTCAACATGGAAATTGA CAACAGCGCCGCCTGTAGCAGCGCTGTGAGAAAACCAGCCATCTCTCTTGCTGACAGCACAGATTTGCGGGTGCTGATCAACATCATGTACCTGATGGTAGAAACCATCCAGCAGGACGACCCAGCTGACCTGGCCGAATGGGGAGTTATCAGGGAAACCTTTAGAGCCGAACTAG GTTCTCCTCTATACAACAACGAGCCAATTGCAGTTATGCTCTTTGGGATGGTTACTAAGTTCTGCAGTGGCCACGCACCTCACTTCCCTATGAAGAAGGTGTTACTGCTGTTGTGGAAAAGCATACTG TTCACACTTGGAGGGTTCGAGCAGCTTCAAACCATAAAGGTCCATAAGCGTGAGAAGCTGGACCTTCCCCCTCTGCCAGAAGATAGCATCCGGGTTGTACGCAGTATGAGGGCCGCTTCACCTCCTGCCTCTGCCTCTGACCTCATAGAGCAGCAACAAAAGCGGGCGCGGCGTGAACACAAG GCATTGATAAAACAGGACAACCTAGATGCGTTCAACGAAAAGGACCCTTACAAGGCGGACGACCCCCGCGAGGACGAGGACGACAACGACGACAATGACAACTCATTAGAGGTCGAGACTTTCCCACTGGAAAGGGACGAGGTCATGCCGCCCCCTATTCCTCATCCTCCATCAGAGAGGGTCTCCTTCCCCAAAGGGTTGCCGTGGGCTCCCAAAGTCAG ggAAAAGGACATTGAAAATTTCCTGGAGTCAAGCAGAAGTAAATTTATAGGTTACACACTTGGATG TGACACCGACACGGTTGTCGGCTTACCCAGACCTATTCACGAAAGCATCAAGACACTAAAGCAG CATAAATACGTCTCCATAGCCGAGATTCAGATCGCAAAGGAGGAAGAGTATCAGAAAACCCCTCTGTCAGGG GGAGAAGAGGAAGTTGAGATGTGTGCCACTGAGCTGCTCTATCGGGGAATCCTACCCACATTACCTCAGTACATG ATCGCTCTGTTAAAGATTCTCCTCGCAGCAGCTCCGACCTCCAAAGCCAAAACGGATTCAATCAACATTCTGGCAGACGTACTGCCAGAGGAGATGCC GACCACCGTGTTGCAGAGCATGAAACTCGGCGTCGACGTCAATCGACACAAAGAGATCATCGTGAAGGCCATCTCAGCCATCCTACTGCTGCTCCTCAAACACTTCAAACTTAACCACATCTACCAG TTTGAGTACATGTCTCAACACCTGGTTTTTGCCAACTGCATCCCCCTCATTTTAAAGTTCTTCAATCAGAACATCATGTCTTACATCACGGCTAAGAACGG CATCTCAGTGCTGGACTTTCCGTTCTGCGTAGTGCACAAGCTCCCAGAATTAACAGCGGAGAGTTTG GAAGCGGGAGACAACAACCAGTTTTGCTGGCGAAACCTGTTTTCTTGCATTAACCTGCTGAGGATTCTCAATAAACTGACCAAGTGGAAGCACTCAAGAACAATG ATGCTGGTAGTGTTCAAGTCTGCACCCATCCTGAAGAGGGCGCTAAAGGTGAAGCAAGCCATGATGCAGCTCTACGTCCTCAAGCTGCTCAAAGTGCAGACCAAATATCTTGGGCGCCAGTGGCGGAAGAGCAACATGAAGACCATGTCGGCCATCTACCAGAAGGTGCGACATAGGCTGAACGACGACTGGGCCTATGGAAACG ATCTGGACGCTCGTCCCTGGGACTTTCAAGCTGAGGAATGTGCCCTGCGTGCCAACATCGAACGCTTCAACAGTCGCCGCTACGACAAGAATCAAAGCAACCCGGACTTCCTTCCCGTGGACAACTGCCTGCAAAGCGTCCTGGGGCAGCGGGTGGACCTGCCTGAAGACTTCCAAATGAACTACGACCTCTGGCTGGAACGAGAGGTCTTCTCCAAACCCATTTCATGGGAGGAGCTGCTGCAGTGA
- the LOC119122507 gene encoding S-adenosylhomocysteine hydrolase-like protein 1 isoform X1, translating into MSEPTVEVKLEVKQASKEVKESENVAEKYSVMTVSKNTEMNMEELSSAFSAVPTHKPVKKQIQFVEDKQEFSRFPTKAGRRSLSRSISQSSTDSYSSAASYTDSSDDETSPRDKTQINSKGSSDFCVKNIKQAEFGRREIEIAEQDMSALIALRKRAQSEKPLAGAKIVGCTHITAQTAVLIETLVALGAQCRWTACNIYSTQNEVAAALSEIGVAVFAWKGESEDDFWWCIDRCVNTEGWQPNMILDDGGDLTHWMYKKYPNVFKKIRGIVEESVTGVHRLYQLSKAGKLCVPAMNVNDSVTKQKFDNLYCCRESILDGLKRTTDVMFGGKQVVVCGYGEVGKGCCAALKALGAIVYITEIDPICALQACMDGFRVVKLNEVIRHVDITITCTGNKNVVTRDQLDRMKNGSIVCNMGHSNTEIDVASLRTPELTWERVRSQVDHVIWPDGKRVILLAEGRLLNLSCSTVPTFVLSITATTQALALIELYNAPEGRYKQDVYLLPKKMDEYVASLHLATFDAHLTELSDEQAKYLGLNKNGPFKPNYYRY; encoded by the exons ATGTCAGAGCCGACCGTGGAGGTGAAGCTGGAGGTGAAGCAGGCGAGCaaagaggtgaaagagagcgaAAACGTAGCCGAGAAATATTCTGTCATGACGGTGAGCAAGAACACCGAGATGAACATGGAAGAGTTGTCGTCCGCCTTCAGCGCCGTGCCCACTCACAAGCCGGTTAAAAAG CAAATCCAGTTTGTGGAGGACAAGCAGGAGTTCAGCCGGTTCCCCACCAAGGCAGGCCGTCGTTCCCTGTCCCGCTCCATTTCCCAGTCGTCCACCGACAGCTACAGCTCAG CTGCGTCCTACACAGACAGCTCAGACGACGAAACTTCACCTCGGGACAAAACACAGATCAACTCCAAGGGCAGCAGTGACTTCTGCGTCAAGAACATTAAACAAGCAGAGTTTGGGAGACGTGAGATTGAGATTGCCGAACAAG ACATGTCGGCACTGATCGCTCTCCGGAAGCGAGCGCAGAGTGAGAAACCATTGGCAGGTGCCAAAATTGTGGGCTGCACTCACATCACCGCACAGACCGCA GTGCTGATTGAGACACTGGTGGCTCTTGGGGCTCAGTGCCGCTGGACCGCCTGCAACATTTACTCGACACAAAATGAAGTGGCCGCTGCTCTGTCAGAGATAG GTGTAGCCGTGTTTGCCTGGAAGGGGGAGTCCGAGGATGATTTCTGGTGGTGTATCGACCGATGTGTCAACACTGAAGGATGGCAGCCTAATATG ATCCTGGACGATGGAGGTGACCTGACACACTGGATGTACAAGAAATACCCAAATGTCTTCAAGAAGATCCGAGGCATCGTAGAGGAGAGCGTCACTGGGGTTCACAG GCTGTATCAGCTCTCCAAAGCGGGCAAACTGTGCGTGCCAGCCATGAATGTGAATGATTCTGTGACGAAGCAGAAGTTTGACAACCTTTACTGCTGCAGAGAGTCTATCTTGGACGG CTTGAAGAGAACCACAGATGTCATGTTTGGAGGCAAGCAAGTGGTTGTGTGCGGTTACGGTGAG GTTGGAAAAGGTTGCTGTGCTGCATTGAAAGCTCTCGGGGCGATTGTCTACATCACAGAGATCGATCCTATTTGTGCTCTGCAAGCTTg CATGGATGGATTCAGAGTTGTCAAGCTGAATGAGGTCATTCGCCATGTTGATATCACCATCACATGCACCG GAAACAAGAATGTGGTGACCAGAGACCAGCTGGACCGCATGAAAAATGGCTCCATTGTGTGCAACATGGGGCACTCCAATACTGAGATTGATGTG GCAAGCCTCCGCACCCCCGAGCTGACATGGGAGAGGGTGCGTTCGCAGGTCGATCACGTCATTTGGCCCGACGGCAAGAGAGTCATTCTGCTAGCTGAA GGACGCCTCCTCAATCTCAGCTGCTCCACTGTTCCAACCTTTGTGCTGTCCATCACCGCCACCACTCAG GCACTGGCCCTGATAGAGTTGTACAATGCTCCAGAGGGACGATACAAGCAAGATGTTTACCTGCTTCCTAAAAAAATGG ATGAATACGTGGCCAGTCTTCACCTAGCAACTTTTGATGCCCACCTGACGGAGCTTAGTGATGAGcaagcaaaatatttgggCCTGAATAAGAACGGTCCCTTCAAACCCAACTACTACAG GTACTAG
- the LOC119122507 gene encoding S-adenosylhomocysteine hydrolase-like protein 1 isoform X2: MSEPTVEVKLEVKQASKEVKESENVAEKYSVMTVSKNTEMNMEELSSAFSAVPTHKPVKKQIQFVEDKQEFSRFPTKAGRRSLSRSISQSSTDSYSSAASYTDSSDDETSPRDKTQINSKGSSDFCVKNIKQAEFGRREIEIAEQDMSALIALRKRAQSEKPLAGAKIVGCTHITAQTAVLIETLVALGAQCRWTACNIYSTQNEVAAALSEIGVAVFAWKGESEDDFWWCIDRCVNTEGWQPNMILDDGGDLTHWMYKKYPNVFKKIRGIVEESVTGVHRLYQLSKAGKLCVPAMNVNDSVTKQKFDNLYCCRESILDGLKRTTDVMFGGKQVVVCGYGEVGKGCCAALKALGAIVYITEIDPICALQACMDGFRVVKLNEVIRHVDITITCTGNKNVVTRDQLDRMKNGSIVCNMGHSNTEIDVASLRTPELTWERVRSQVDHVIWPDGKRVILLAEGRLLNLSCSTVPTFVLSITATTQALALIELYNAPEGRYKQDVYLLPKKMDEYVASLHLATFDAHLTELSDEQAKYLGLNKNGPFKPNYYR, from the exons ATGTCAGAGCCGACCGTGGAGGTGAAGCTGGAGGTGAAGCAGGCGAGCaaagaggtgaaagagagcgaAAACGTAGCCGAGAAATATTCTGTCATGACGGTGAGCAAGAACACCGAGATGAACATGGAAGAGTTGTCGTCCGCCTTCAGCGCCGTGCCCACTCACAAGCCGGTTAAAAAG CAAATCCAGTTTGTGGAGGACAAGCAGGAGTTCAGCCGGTTCCCCACCAAGGCAGGCCGTCGTTCCCTGTCCCGCTCCATTTCCCAGTCGTCCACCGACAGCTACAGCTCAG CTGCGTCCTACACAGACAGCTCAGACGACGAAACTTCACCTCGGGACAAAACACAGATCAACTCCAAGGGCAGCAGTGACTTCTGCGTCAAGAACATTAAACAAGCAGAGTTTGGGAGACGTGAGATTGAGATTGCCGAACAAG ACATGTCGGCACTGATCGCTCTCCGGAAGCGAGCGCAGAGTGAGAAACCATTGGCAGGTGCCAAAATTGTGGGCTGCACTCACATCACCGCACAGACCGCA GTGCTGATTGAGACACTGGTGGCTCTTGGGGCTCAGTGCCGCTGGACCGCCTGCAACATTTACTCGACACAAAATGAAGTGGCCGCTGCTCTGTCAGAGATAG GTGTAGCCGTGTTTGCCTGGAAGGGGGAGTCCGAGGATGATTTCTGGTGGTGTATCGACCGATGTGTCAACACTGAAGGATGGCAGCCTAATATG ATCCTGGACGATGGAGGTGACCTGACACACTGGATGTACAAGAAATACCCAAATGTCTTCAAGAAGATCCGAGGCATCGTAGAGGAGAGCGTCACTGGGGTTCACAG GCTGTATCAGCTCTCCAAAGCGGGCAAACTGTGCGTGCCAGCCATGAATGTGAATGATTCTGTGACGAAGCAGAAGTTTGACAACCTTTACTGCTGCAGAGAGTCTATCTTGGACGG CTTGAAGAGAACCACAGATGTCATGTTTGGAGGCAAGCAAGTGGTTGTGTGCGGTTACGGTGAG GTTGGAAAAGGTTGCTGTGCTGCATTGAAAGCTCTCGGGGCGATTGTCTACATCACAGAGATCGATCCTATTTGTGCTCTGCAAGCTTg CATGGATGGATTCAGAGTTGTCAAGCTGAATGAGGTCATTCGCCATGTTGATATCACCATCACATGCACCG GAAACAAGAATGTGGTGACCAGAGACCAGCTGGACCGCATGAAAAATGGCTCCATTGTGTGCAACATGGGGCACTCCAATACTGAGATTGATGTG GCAAGCCTCCGCACCCCCGAGCTGACATGGGAGAGGGTGCGTTCGCAGGTCGATCACGTCATTTGGCCCGACGGCAAGAGAGTCATTCTGCTAGCTGAA GGACGCCTCCTCAATCTCAGCTGCTCCACTGTTCCAACCTTTGTGCTGTCCATCACCGCCACCACTCAG GCACTGGCCCTGATAGAGTTGTACAATGCTCCAGAGGGACGATACAAGCAAGATGTTTACCTGCTTCCTAAAAAAATGG ATGAATACGTGGCCAGTCTTCACCTAGCAACTTTTGATGCCCACCTGACGGAGCTTAGTGATGAGcaagcaaaatatttgggCCTGAATAAGAACGGTCCCTTCAAACCCAACTACTACAGGTAA
- the srsf3b gene encoding serine/arginine-rich splicing factor 3b yields the protein MHRECPLDCKVYVGNLGNNGNKTELERSFSYYGPLRSVWVARNPPGFAFVEFEDPRDATDAVRELDGRTLCGCRVRVELSNGEKRSRSRGAPPSWSRRPRDRDDYRRRSPPARRRSPRRRSFSRSRSRSFSRDRRRERSLSRDRNHKPSRSFSRSRSRSRSNDRK from the exons ATGCACCGTGAATGTCCACTTGACTGCAAAGTCTACGTTGGAAATCTGGGCAACAATGGAAACAAGACCGAGTTAGAAAGGTCGTTCAGTTACTATGGGCCTCTCCGCAGTGTGTGGGTGGCGAGAAACCCCCCAGGCTTTGCCTTTGTTGAATTTGAAGACCCCAGAGATGCTACTGATGCGGTGCGAGAGCTTGACGGAAG AACATTGTGTGGTTGCCGTGTGCGAGTAGAGCTGTCCAACGGGGAGAAACGCAGTCGCTCCCGCGGCGCCCCGCCATCGTGGAGCAGACGTCCCAGAGACCGAGATGATTACAGGCGGCGTAGTCCACCGGCAAGGCGGAG ATCTCCACGCAGGAGGAGCTTCAGTCGCAGCCGCAGCAG GTCTTTCTCAAGAGACAGGAGGAGGGAGCGGTCCCTCTCTCGGGACAGGAACCACAAACCTTCAAGGTCCTTCTCTCGGTCAAGGAG TCGCTCCAGATCTAATGACAGAAAGTAG
- the cdkn1a gene encoding cyclin-dependent kinase inhibitor 1 isoform X1, translating into MCRMMANIKRISNPLGKRPARRNLFGPVDRAQLRADYRAALRKDLEEASQRWGFDFISDQPLASGNFQWEGVPGAKVPRLYRSTMLGKAAGQRAREVTVHPKRVRAGPPENEKENVPENKSEKCPFNMERTPRKMENGGLKRKQTNITDFYQTKRRVVGMPLKSSE; encoded by the exons ATG tgtcgAATGATGGCAAACATCAAGCGGATCTCGAACCCCCTGGGGAAACGCCCTGCGCGGCGGAACCTGTTCGGCCCAGTTGACAGGGCGCAGCTGCGGGCGGACTACCGGGCCGCCCTGAGGAAAGACCTGGAGGAGGCATCGCAGCGCTGGGGTTTCGACTTCATATCCGACCAGCCTCTTGCCAGTGGCAATTTCCAGTGGGAGGGCGTCCCAGGCGCCAAGGTGCCACGACTCTACAGATCCACTATGCTGGGCAAGGCAGCGGGTCAAAGGGCAAGAGAGGTGACGGTCCACCCCAAGAGAGTCCGGGCGGGGCCACCAGAGAACGAGAAGGAGAACGTCCCTGAAAACAAGTCAGAGAAATGTCCTTTCAATATGGAGAGAACGCCAAGGAAGATGGAGAATGGAGGACTCAAGAGGAAGCAAACTAACATTACAG ATTTCTATCAGACAAAGAGAAGAGTCGTTGGAATGCCGCTAAAATCCAGCGAGTGA
- the cdkn1a gene encoding cyclin-dependent kinase inhibitor 1 isoform X2, which translates to MMANIKRISNPLGKRPARRNLFGPVDRAQLRADYRAALRKDLEEASQRWGFDFISDQPLASGNFQWEGVPGAKVPRLYRSTMLGKAAGQRAREVTVHPKRVRAGPPENEKENVPENKSEKCPFNMERTPRKMENGGLKRKQTNITDFYQTKRRVVGMPLKSSE; encoded by the exons ATGATGGCAAACATCAAGCGGATCTCGAACCCCCTGGGGAAACGCCCTGCGCGGCGGAACCTGTTCGGCCCAGTTGACAGGGCGCAGCTGCGGGCGGACTACCGGGCCGCCCTGAGGAAAGACCTGGAGGAGGCATCGCAGCGCTGGGGTTTCGACTTCATATCCGACCAGCCTCTTGCCAGTGGCAATTTCCAGTGGGAGGGCGTCCCAGGCGCCAAGGTGCCACGACTCTACAGATCCACTATGCTGGGCAAGGCAGCGGGTCAAAGGGCAAGAGAGGTGACGGTCCACCCCAAGAGAGTCCGGGCGGGGCCACCAGAGAACGAGAAGGAGAACGTCCCTGAAAACAAGTCAGAGAAATGTCCTTTCAATATGGAGAGAACGCCAAGGAAGATGGAGAATGGAGGACTCAAGAGGAAGCAAACTAACATTACAG ATTTCTATCAGACAAAGAGAAGAGTCGTTGGAATGCCGCTAAAATCCAGCGAGTGA
- the tmcc2 gene encoding transmembrane and coiled-coil domains protein 2, translating to MLDKSEVTTLGLPSTASHGGSDSNISAEGAAGSASSVAAGGSAGGSAEGSAGGAGCGEPQRTRAALEHLQQKILKVTEQIRVEQEARDDNVAEYLKLAHNADKQQASRIKQVFEKKNQKSAQTIAHLHKKLEHYHKKLKEIEQNGPARQPKDVLRDMQQGLKDVGANVRAGISGFGGGVVEGVKGGVSALTHTSVVSKPREFASLIRNKFGSADNIAHLKDTMEDGVGGHSDVTPTPRALSGSATLVSSPKYGSDDECSSATSGSAPGSNSGGAGGGGGGMLGPTIGSPRLDGHHHHHHHVHSSWDSLLEGLQEIKASQAHMEDTIEDMKGQLQSDYSYMTQCLQEERYRYERLEEQLSDLTELHQNEMSNLKQELASMEEKVAYQSYERARDIQEAVESCLTRITKLELQQQQQQVVQLEGVENANARALLGKLINVILALMAVLLVFVSTLANFITPLMKTRARVGATVLLTVLLFVLWKHWDFVEPWFPPS from the exons ATG CTGGATAAGAGCGAGGTGACAACTCTTGGCCTCCCGTCCACTGCCAGCCATGGAGGCTCTGACAGCAACATTAGCGCAGAGGGCGCAGCGGGGTCAGCATCCAGCGTGGCTGCCGGTGGCAGTGCCGGTGGCAGTGCCGAAGGCAGCGCGGGCGGGGCGGGGTGCGGCGAGCCCCAGAGGACGCGAGCCGCTCTGGAGCACCTTCAGCAGAAGATCCTGAAGGTGACGGAGCAGATTCGGGTGGAGCAGGAGGCCCGCGACGACAATGTGGCCGAATACTTGAAGCTAGCCCACAATGCCGATAAGCAGCAGGCATCCAGGATCAAGCAGGTGTTTGAGAAGAAGAACCAAAAGTCGGCACAGACCATCGCGCACTTGCACAAGAAGCTAGAACACTATCACAAGAAGCTAAAGGAGATAGAGCAG AATGGACCGGCCCGGCAGCCCAAGGATGTCCTGCGGGACATGCAGCAAGGACTCAAGGACGTGGGGGCCAACGTCCGTGCTGGGATAAGCGGTTTCGGAGGAGGCGTAGTGGAAGGGGTGAAAGGTGGCGTTTCGGCCCTGACTCACACCTCCGTGGTCTCCAAGCCCAGAGAGTTTGCTAGTCTCATCAGGAACAAGTTTGGCAGCGCAGATAACATCGCCCATCTCAAGGATACTATGGAGGACGGAGTTGGGGGCCACTCCGACGTCACCCCGACCCCCCGCGCTCTCAGCGGAAGCGCCACTCTGGTGTCCAGTCCAAAGTACGGCAGCGACGACGAGTGCTCCAGCGCCACGTCCGGCTCGGCCCCGGGAAGCAACTCCGGCGGggcggggggagggggaggcggCATGTTGGGGCCTACGATAGGGAGTCCCAGGCTGGACgggcaccaccaccaccatcatcatgTGCACAGCTCTTGGGATTCCCTCCTCGAGGGCTTGCAGGAGATCAAAGCCAGCCAGGCGCACATGGAGGACACCATCGAGGACATGAAGGGCCAACTGCAGAGCGACTACTCCTACATGACACAGTGCCTGCAAGAAGAGAGATACAG GTATGAACGATTAGAAGAGCAGCTGAGTGACCTGACAGAGCTTCATCAGAATGAAATGAGCAATCTCAAACAAGAACTGGCCAGCATGGAGGAGAAAGTGGCCTATCAGTCCtacgagagagcgagagacatTCAG GAGGCAGTGGAATCGTGCCTGACACGCATCACCAAGCTGGagttgcagcagcagcagcaacaggtgGTCCAGCTGGAGGGCGTGGAGAACGCCAACGCCCGCGCTCTGCTGGGCAAGCTCATCAACGTCATCCTGGCGCTCATGGCCGTGCTTCTGGTGTTCGTATCCACGCTGGCCAACTTCATTACGCCGCTGATGAAGACGCGGGCACGGGTGGGCGCCACTGTCCTGCTCACCGTGCTGCTCTTTGTTTTGTGGAAGCACTGGGATTTTGTGGAGCCTTGGTTTCCACCCAGCTGA
- the usp49 gene encoding ubiquitin carboxyl-terminal hydrolase 49 — protein MERCKHVVRLRLGHDHSILNPQKWHCVDCSTTDSVWACLKCSHVACGRFMEEHSLKHFQESHHPLAMEVRELDVFCFACGDYVLNDNAEGDLKLLRGALSTVRSPGTRSLRSSAWRAYAHRGGESGPQPPMQLALRHRRKTLLAKMLQRWTSRHQELQAERREKLEEARRQKKEVKRRLLEELVNVPPRKSARLLTQAPRPTIALIPCKFRDPPERLPPPPKKPSLLTLSRKPPPNGRAAKLRRYYSAHSATRRRLAPGVTGLRNLGNTCYMNSILQVLSHLQKFRECFLTLDLCETEELLAKTNHSQGVKAVAGSVVGSGNMPLTSYPLGRVGNLAVGKKESTPPAPQTAELVQPKETRCSTRQRMSLCHELHTLFRVMWSGRWSLVSPFAMLHSVWNLIPAFRGYDQQDAQEFLCELLDKVQQELDTEASKRRIVIPITKRKLSKQVLKVLNTIFHGQLLSQVTCLSCKHKSNTVEPFWDLSLEFPERYHSVNKSSGSTAYQRSCTLTEMLSKFTEMEALEGSIYACNHCNKRRRKTSHKPLVLSEAHKQLLIYRLPQVLRLHLKRFRWSGRNHREKIGVHVAFDQVLNIKPYCCTGSGHSVHRGGYTYDLSAVVMHHGKGFGSGHYTAYCYNTEGGFWVHCNDSEMKVCSVEEVCNTQAYILFYTQRSA, from the exons ATGGAGCGCTGTAAGCACGTGGTGCGCCTTCGCCTGGGCCATGACCACTCCATCCTCAATCCACAGAAATGGCACTGCGTGGACTGCAGCACCACAGATTCGGTGTGGGCCTGCCTCAAGTGCTCCCATGTGGCCTGCGGGCGCTTCATGGAGGAGCACTCGCTCAAACACTTTCAGGAGTCCCACCACCCGCTGGCCATGGAGGTGCGGGAGCTGGACGTCTTCTGCTTTGCTTGCGGAGACTATGTACTCAATGACAACGCGGAGGGAGACCTCAAGCTCCTCCGAGGGGCCCTCTCCACCGTTCGCAGCCCGGGTACGCGCTCGCTGCGTTCCTCAGCTTGGCGGGCGTACGCCCACCGGGGCGGGGAGAGCGGGCCGCAGCCTCCCATGCAGCTGGCCTTGCGTCATAGGAGGAAAACCCTCCTTGCCAAGATGCTTCAGAGGTGGACGAGCAGACATCAAGAGCTGCAGGCGGAGCGGCGAGAGAAGCTGGAGGAGGcgagaagacaaaagaaagaggTGAAAAGGAGATTGTTAGAAGAGCTGGTCAACGTCCCTCCCAGAAAGAGCGCTCGGCTTCTCACTCAGGCGCCACGTCCGACCATCGCACTCATTCCTTGCAAGTTTCGAGACCCTCCGGAACGCCTACCTCCTCCTCCCAAGAAGCCTTCCCTCCTCACCTTGTCGCGAAAGCCGCCTCCAAACGGCAGGGCCGCGAAATTGAGGCGCTACTACTCGGCCCACTCGGCTACCCGCCGACGGCTCGCCCCGGGAGTCACCGGTCTGCGCAACCTGGGGAACACATGCTACATGAACTCCATCTTGCAAGTGCTGAGTCACCTGCAGAAATTCAGGGAGTGTTTTCTCACTTTGGACCTGTGTGAGACGGAGGAGCTGCTGGCCAAGACCAACCACTCACAAGGGGTGAAGGCGGTAGCTGGAAGCGTGGTTGGCAGCGGAAACATGCCGCTGACCTCATACCCGCTGGGACGCGTTGGAAATCTGGCAGTGGGCAAAAAGGAAAGCACCCCGCCCGCCCCGCAGACTGCCGAGTTGGTCCAGCCCAAGGAGACGCGTTGCTCCACCCGCCAGCGGATGTCTCTGTGCCACGAGTTGCATACGCTTTTTAGAGTCATGTGGTCGGGCCGCTGGTCTTTGGTGTCTCCCTTCGCCATGCTGCACTCGGTGTGGAACCTCATCCCAGCTTTCCGCGGCTACGACCAGCAGGACGCCCAGGAGTTCCTGTGCGAGCTGCTGGACAAGGTGCAGCAGGAGCTGGACACGGAGGCCTCCAAGCGGCGCATCGTCATCCCCATCACCAAGAGGAAGCTCTCCAAACAAGTGCTGAAGGTGCTGAACACCATCTTTCACGGGCAGCTACTCAGCCAG GTGACGTGTCTGTCCTGCAAGCACAAGTCAAACACAGTGGAGCCATTCTGGGATTTGTCTCTGGAGTTTCCCGAGCGCTATCACAGCGTCAACAAAAGCTCGGGCTCCACAGCCTACCAGCGCAGTTGCACGCTCACCGAAATGCTGTCCAAATTCACCGAGATGGAAGCGCTCGAAGGCAGCATTTATGCCTGCAACCACTGCAACA agagaagaaggaaaacatcCCACAAGCCTTTAGTTCTTTCAGAAGCCCATAAGCAGCTTCTGATCTACCGCTTACCTCAGGTTCTACGGCTGCACCTCAAGCGCTTCAG GTGGTCGGGGAGGAACCATCGAGAGAAAATCGGCGTCCACGTGGCCTTCGACCAGGTTCTGAACATCAAACCCTACTGCTGCACGGGCTCAGGTCACTCTGTCCACAGAGGAGGCTACACCTATGACCTGTCGGCCGTGGTCATGCACCACGGCAAAGGCTTTGGCTCAGGGCACTACACCGCATACTGCTACAACACCGAAGGAG GTTTCTGGGTCCACTGCAATGACTCTGAGATGAAGGTTTGCAGTGTGGAGGAAGTGTGCAACACTCAGGCCTACATTCTCTTCTACACCCAGAGGTCTGCTTAG